The DNA window TTGTTCCGCAAAAATTGATTTTACCGATGCACAATCAGTATGCAATCGTTTGGGTATTTTATTACATACAATTAATTTTTCAACAGAATATTGGGAACGAGTATTTAAGAAATTTATCCTAGAATATAAAAAAGGAAATACTCCTAATCCAGATATTTTATGTAATAAAATTATTAAATTTAATATTTGTTTAAATTTTGCTTTCAATCATTTACAAGCAAATTATTTTGCAACAGGTCATTATGCGAAAATTAAAAGAAAACGTAATAAATATTATTTATATAGAGCAAGTGATGATAATAAAGATCAAAGTTATTTTTTATATACTTTAAAGTCACAAATTTTATCAAAAATATTTTTTCCGTTATCTAATATAAAAAAGACACAAACGCGAAAAATAGCAAAAAAAATAAACTTATGTATATATCAAAAAAAGGATTCTACTGGTATTTGTTTCATTCAACCTAAAAAATTTAATTTATTTTTAAATCGATATATTCCTTATAAAACAGGAAAAATATTAACTATGTCGGGAGAATTTATAGGATTACATTGTGGATATGAATATTATACAATTGGCCAAAGAAAAGGATTAAAAATTGGCGGAAAGAAAAATAAAAATATGTATCCTTGGTATG is part of the Buchnera aphidicola (Cinara cuneomaculata) genome and encodes:
- the mnmA gene encoding tRNA 2-thiouridine(34) synthase MnmA codes for the protein MEKKRVILAMSGGVDSSVSAWLLLKKGYTVEGLFMKNWDEDDSNNYCSAKIDFTDAQSVCNRLGILLHTINFSTEYWERVFKKFILEYKKGNTPNPDILCNKIIKFNICLNFAFNHLQANYFATGHYAKIKRKRNKYYLYRASDDNKDQSYFLYTLKSQILSKIFFPLSNIKKTQTRKIAKKINLCIYQKKDSTGICFIQPKKFNLFLNRYIPYKTGKILTMSGEFIGLHCGYEYYTIGQRKGLKIGGKKNKNMYPWYVVKKNIQLNIVVVVQGSRNPYLLSYGFLTKKIHWICHISRDFKLKCLVQIRHQHKPIICCIFYNKKSQYIQILFNKPLERVVSGQSAVFYSHRQCLGGANIHQNIPYLP